The Panicum virgatum strain AP13 chromosome 5K, P.virgatum_v5, whole genome shotgun sequence genome has a window encoding:
- the LOC120707938 gene encoding indole-3-pyruvate monooxygenase YUCCA2-like, protein MDPWSESESKRAHDPIFQCFSQNQNHRQPVENCCKERSVDSVVARSERSTCFWISGPIIVGAGPSGLAVAACLREKGIGSLILERSNCIASLWQLKTYDRLSLHLPRKFCELPLMPFPADYPIYPSKQQFVAYLESYAARFGISPTYNRTVVHAEYDEQLLLWRVSTRTSGTMGEEVQYASRWLIVATGENAEVVQPDIDGLQEFPGTVVHTSAYKSGSAFTGKRVLVVGCGNSGMEVCLDLCNHNAEPHIVVRDAVHILPREMLGCSTFGLSMWLLKWLPVHVVDRILLCIARAILGDTARLGLKRPASGPLELKSLSGKTPVLDVGTFAKIKSGDIKVRPDIRQISGRDVEFADGQLESFDAIVLATGYKSNVPFWLKDRELFSEKDGLPRKAFPNGWKGENGLYSVGFTRRGLMGTSVDARRIAYDIEQQWKAKGTRPDVFL, encoded by the exons ATGGACCCGTGGAGCGAAAGTGAGAGCAAGAGAGCCCATGATCCTATCTTCCAATGTTTCAGCCAAAACCAAAATCACCGCCAACCTGTTGAGAACTGCTGCAAGGAAAGGAGCGTGGATTCTGTTGTTGCTCGCTCGGAGCGAAGCACATGTTTCTGGATTTCAGGGCCAATTATCGTGGGTGCGGGACCATCAGGCCTCGCTGTTGCTGCATGTCTCAGGGAGAAGGGGATTGGTAGCCTTATTCTTGAGCGCTCCAACTGCATAGCTTCCCTCTGGCAGCTGAAGACCTACGATCGTCTCAGCCTTCATCTTCCCCGGAAATTCTGTGAGCTTCCTCTCATGCCTTTCCCTGCCGATTACCCTATCTATCCCTCGAAGCAGCAGTTTGTAGCCTACTTGGAGAGCTATGCTGCACGTTTCGGCATAAGTCCTACGTACAATCGCACGGTGGTGCATGCAGAGTATGATGAGCAGCTTCTGCTATGGCGTGTGAGCACTCGAACTTCTGGCACAATGGGAGAGGAGGTTCAGTATGCATCCCGGTGGCTTATTGTTGCGACTGGTGAGAacgctgaagttgtgcagccaGATATTGATGGCCTGCAAGAGTTTCCAGGAACAGTTGTGCACACCAGTGCATATAAAAGTGGTAGTGCATTCACAGGGAAGCGTGTTCTTGTCGTCGGTTGTGGAAATTCAGGCATGGAGGTGTGCTTAGACCTGTGCAATCACAATGCAGAGCCCCATATTGTAGTAAGAGATGCT GTACACATCTTGCCCAGGGAGATGCTGGGTTGCTCCACCTTCGGTCTGTCAATGTGGCTGCTCAAGTGGCTCCCAGTCCACGTTGTGGACCGTATTCTACTGTGCATAGCACGGGCCATCCTTGGGGATACTGCTCGGCTCGGGCTAAAGCGGCCAGCCTCTGGTCCTCTTGAGCTCAAGTCACTCTCAGGGAAGACCCCGGTCCTTGACGTCGGCACATTTGCAAAGATTAAATCTGGTGATATCAAG GTACGACCTGACATAAGACAGATATCAGGAAGAGATGTAGAATTTGCAGACGGTCAGTTGGAGAGTTTTGATGCCATTGTGCTTGCAACTGGCTACAAGAGCAATGTTCCCTTCTGGCTGAAG GACCGGGAGTTATTTTctgaaaaagatggtttgccgAGAAAAGCATTTCCAAACGGGTGGAAGGGTGAGAATGGCCTGTACTCGGTTGGATTCACCCGCCGTGGACTGATGGGGACGTCGGTCGATGCCAGGAGGATCGCTTATGACATCGAGCAGCAATGGAAGGCCAAAGGGACGCGTCCTGATGTTTTCCTCTAG